The DNA sequence CTTGCCGACTTTATGAGGGAGCGCTCCATGAAGCTGAGCACTAAGATCAAGCTGCTGGTACTTGCCTCCAGTATGATGCTGATCTCAGGTTTGACTGTCGAGATTCTGCCCTTTAAAGTCTTTATTGGTTTTATGCTTGTGTACCTATACTATTATTTCATTTTTCGCATTAAAACTATCTGATTTCGGTTTTTAACTGCCCGCAGCTGTGAGAATAAGTTGCGGGTTTTTTAATATTTTTAGGTTTTTCGGAGCTAATTTCTGGACAAAATAACAGCGTACGAGTAAAAAACGAAAAATGCGATGAAAAATTTTGTTTAGGGAATCTTGTACAGCAAATCGAATTGATGCAGAATTGTAATTGAATTCGATGTTTTGAGACTAAACACAAGCTGTGGTGATGCACAAATATCAAGAATGCGCTTTCTCAGCGCAAATAACAATTTCTAAGGAGGACTATATGGATCTAGTAATAGGTATTTTATTGCTGATCACCTACTTTCTGCTGATCTTTTACGCAGCCAGAGGCGGAAATCTGATGATCGGATTTCTGGGTATGGGTGTGGTGTGGACAGCCCTATGTATTGTAGGAGGGCAACTGTCCTGGGCAGATGCTATGCGCAACATCTTCCAAGGTGGACCGGAAAGCTGGGGTGCAACAGCTGTTAACGTAATCTTTGGAAGCTGGTTTGGAAGAGTCCTTGTTGATACAGGTATTGCGAAAAAGTTGATTAGAAGCGTCACAGAACTGGGAGGAGACAATCCTCTGATCGTAACAATTCTTCTGTCGATTGTAACTGGAATTATTTTCACCTCCACATTTGGAGCAGGAGCTGTAGTTGCAATCGGTGTTATCGTTCTGCCGATTTTGATGTCCTTGGGAGTATCGAAGCCATTGGCAGTTACGAGCTACTTGATGAGTGTAGGCAGTGGTATGTACATAAACACAGTATTGTTCAGTCAAATGCAGGCAATCTTTCCTGATATGGTTTACGGCAGCAGTTACTTAAGGTGGGCATTCCCTGCTATGGCTCTTCAGCTCGGGCTGGTTGCTGCGATGCTGGCTTTTAATATGCGTCCTAGGAAACGGAGAAGAAAGGCGTGGGCACTCCAAATTGGCGATGACTTACAGGAAAAAGATATTCCAGCTATTTCGTTAATCACACCAATCATTCCTACTACACTGTCTATCGCTTTTGGATGGCTGACAATTCCCGCTTTTATTGTGGGAGCCTTGTTCGGACTAGCAGTTACAGGCAACTTCCCGTCCTTTAAAGCAGCAAGCC is a window from the Bacillota bacterium genome containing:
- a CDS encoding citrate transporter, whose translation is MDLVIGILLLITYFLLIFYAARGGNLMIGFLGMGVVWTALCIVGGQLSWADAMRNIFQGGPESWGATAVNVIFGSWFGRVLVDTGIAKKLIRSVTELGGDNPLIVTILLSIVTGIIFTSTFGAGAVVAIGVIVLPILMSLGVSKPLAVTSYLMSVGSGMYINTVLFSQMQAIFPDMVYGSSYLRWAFPAMALQLGLVAAMLAFNMRPRKRRRKAWALQIGDDLQEKDIPAISLITPIIPTTLSIAFGWLTIPAFIVGALFGLAVTGNFPSFKAASRVISSTFYDGVVDVASLLGFLFVLPIFNRISGVAAPFFEPILGGVLPTTTLGLVIAFILIAPSGLFRGPLTIFGAGAATVGVINAIGTFPTPFLFTLMYVPTIAMNLSQCPTQSWNMWALNHSKVSVKDFLKTGLVWTWVITALNLVLVYFNFG